The following proteins are encoded in a genomic region of Mus caroli chromosome 18, CAROLI_EIJ_v1.1, whole genome shotgun sequence:
- the Adnp2 gene encoding activity-dependent neuroprotector homeobox protein 2 isoform X1, with the protein MQMRRRHFLRQLSAIFSFWRAGGGTGAGRGSRRVGGGRGGVATAAGRGAPRAPRKISKMFQIPVQNLDNIRKVRKRVKGILVDIGLDSCKELLKDLKSFDPGEKYFYNTSWGDVAPWEPSGKKARYRTKPYCCSLCRYSTKVLTSLKNHLHRYHEDEADQELMIPCPNCPFSSQPRVVGKHFRMFHAPARKVQSYTVNILGETKTSRSDVISFTCLKCNFSNTLYYSMKKHVLVAHFNYLINSYFGLRTEETEEQPKASDPVSVDKILPFDKYYCKKCSAIASSQDALMYHILTSDAHRDLENKLRSVISEHIKRTGFLKQMHIAPKPVTHLALPPNSSAPSIAAPPPCFQLALPQNSQSPGTVQSVTVTPGTSGSLTHSPPTTAQSHVALVSSSLPVCQSSLTLQQSAPPPVFLSHSVALNQPVNTSVLPLTQPVGPVNKSVGTSILPVNQAMCSVNQAVRPGVLPLTKPMGPMNRPVGPGVLPMGPSVNSGVLQATSSGVISVGRAVPSGVLPAGQVTPAGVIPGQTATSGVLPTGQVVQSSTLPVGQTAPPRVLPPGQTVPLRVLPAGQVVPSGLLSSNQTVPSGVVPVNQGVNSGVLQLGQPVTPGVLPMGPPVRPGVLQLSPSVSTSILPVSQPVRAGTSQNTTFLTSGSILRQLIPTGKQVNGIPTYTLAPVSVTLPVPSGGGLAAVGPPPQVPVQFLPSGSGTQMGSSLPSLPSPQVLVSPAPSVFVQATPPVADANQALKQAKQWKTCPVCNELFPSNVYQVHMEVAHKQSEAQLCQVCNELFPANVYQVHMEVAHKQSESKSSEKLEPEKLAACAPFLKWMREKTVRCLSCKCLVSQEELMHHLLMHGLGCLFCPCTFHDVRGLVEHSRTKHLGKKRLSMDYSNRGFQLDLDANGNLLFPHLDFITILPREKLGEREVYLAILAGIHSKSLVPVYVKVRPQPEVAPKIPNKQKLTCPFCFSTFMTVDAYELHLKERHHVMPTVHTMLRSPAFKCIHCCGVYTGNMTLGAIAVHLLRCRSAPKDSSSDLQVQPGFIESSELLMVNGDVIPESTFPVKRKLPEGHLGPEDQRDGEEPQLTLDTDASSGSEKGLSAVPLKRQKSEIRTEGSGPSEDSLQALALDPSKYEGRSYEEKKQFLRDYFHKRPYPSRKEVELLSSLLWVWKIDVASFFGKRRYICMKAIKTHKPSVLLGFDMSELKNVKHRLNFGECESQNL; encoded by the exons GATCTTAAAAGCTTTGATCCAGGAGAGAAGTACTTTTATAATACGTCATGGGGGGATGTTGCTCCTTGGGAACCTTCTGGAAAGAAAGcg AGATACCGGACAAAACCATACTGCTGTAGTCTCTGTAGGTACTCAACAAAGGTGCTCACTTCCCTCAAAAATCACCTGCATCGATATCATGAAGACGAGGCTGACCAGGAGCTGATGATTCCCTGCCCCAACTGCCCGTTCTCCTCGCAGCCCAGGGTGGTGGGCAAGCACTTCAGAATGTTCCATGCGCCTGCACGCAAagtccagagctacacagtgaacaTTCTGGGTGAGACGAAGACATCAAGGAGTGACGTGATAAGTTTCACATGTCTAAAGTGTAACTTTTCCAACACTCTGTACTACAGCATGAAAAAGCACGTGCTGGTGGCCCATTTCAATTACTTAATTAACTCCTACTTTGGTTTGCGAACTGAGGAAACAGAAGAGCAACCAAAAGCAAGTGATCCTGTTTCTGTGGATAAAATCCTTCCATTTGACAAGTACTACTGTAAAAAATGCAGTGCCATCGCCAGTAGTCAGGACGCCCTGATGTATCACATTTTGACATCAGATGCACATAGGGACTTGGAGAATAAGCTGAGGTCTGTGATTTCAGAACACATCAAGAGGACTGGGTTTCTGAAGCAAATGCATATTGCTCCAAAACCAGTGACCCACTTAGCTTTACCGCCCAACAGCAGTGCTCCAAGCATTGCAGCCCCTCCACCCTGCTTCCAGCTTGCTTTGCCACAGAACAGTCAAAGCCCTGGCACTGTGCAGTCAGTGACTGTGACCCCAGGCACTTCTGGGAGCCTTACACACTCCCCACCTACCACTGCCCAGTCTCACGTAGCTTTGGTCTCCAGCTCTTTGCCTGTGTGCCAGAGTAGCCTCACCCTGCAGCAGTCAGCTCCCccacctgtctttctctctcacagtGTTGCACTTAATCAGCCTGTGAATACTTCTGTGCTGCCCCTGACTCAGCCAGTTGGGCCTGTGAATAAGTCTGTTGGAACAAGCATCCTTCCTGTGAACCAAGCCATGTGCTCCGTGAACCAAGCTGTCCGCCCTGGAGTTTTACCCCTCACTAAGCCCATGGGGCCCATGAACAGACCTGTGGGGCCTGGTGTCTTGCCTATGGGTCCCTCTGTTAACTCGGGGGTTCTCCAGGCTACATCTTCTGGAGTGATTTCTGTAGGTCGAGCAGTTCCATCAGGAGTCCTTCCTGCAGGTCAGGTGACCCCTGCTGGAGTGATCCCTGGTCAGACAGCCACTTCTGGGGTCTTACCCACTGGCCAGGTGGTTCAGTCATCAACTCTTCCTGTTGGCCAGACAGCTCCTCCTCGAGTTCTCCCTCCTGGCCAGACAGTGCCCTTGAGGGTTCTCCCTGCAGGCCAGGTGGTGCCATCTGGGCTGCTTTCCTCAAACCAGACTGTCCCCTCGGGAGTTGTCCCTGTGAATCAGGGTGTGAACTCTGGCGTTCTTCAGCTCGGTCAGCCAGTAACACCGGGAGTGCTTCCTATGGGCCCCCCAGTGAGGCCTGGGGTACTGCAGCTCAGCCCGTCTGTCAGCACCAGCATCCTGCCTGTGAGCCAGCCAGTGAGAGCTGGAACGTCACAAAACACTACTTTCCTTACTTCGGGCTCTATTCTCAGACAGCTCATCCCGACTGGGAAACAAGTGAATGGAATCCCCACCTATACACTGGCCCCAGTATCTGTCACTCTGCCAGTGCCCTCTGGTGGAGGCCTTGCAGCTGTTGGACCTCCACCCCAGGTGCCAGTGCAGTTCTTGCCCTCAGGCTCGGGCACACAGATGGGCAGCTCCTTGCCCAGCCTGCCCTCTCCACAGGTGTTGGTGAGCCCCGCCCCTAGTGTGTTTGTGCAGGCTACCCCACCGGTGGCAGATGCAAATCAGGCACTCAAACAGGCGAAGCAGTGGAAAACATGCCCAGTTTGCAATGAGCTCTTCCCTTCCAATGTCTATCAGGTTCACATGGAAGTGGCTCACAAGCAGAGTGAGGCTCAGCTCTGCCAGGTTTGCAATGAACTCTTTCCTGCCAATGTCTACCAGGTTCACATGGAAGTGGCTCACAAGCAGAGCGAGTCCAAGTCTAGTGAGAAACTTGAGCCTGAAAAGCTTGCTGCGTGTGCCCCATTTCTGAAGTGGATGAGAGAGAAGACAGTGCGCTGCCTGTCTTGTAAGTGCCTGGTCTcgcaggaggagctgatgcaCCATTTGCTCATGCATGGCCTGGGCTGCCTGTTTTGTCCGTGCACTTTTCATGATGTCCGGGGCCTTGTGGAgcacagcaggactaagcacctGGGCAAGAAGAGACTGTCTATGGATTATAGTAACAGAGGCTTCCAACTGGACCTGGATGCTAATGGGAACCTGCTCTTCCCTCATCTCGATTTCATCACCATACTGCCACGAGAGAAACTTGGAGAGCGAGAAGTGTACCTGGCTATCCTTGCTGGAATACACTCCAAGTCGCTGGTACCTGTGTATGTTAAGGTGAGGCCTCAGCCTGAGGTTGCACCAAAGATACCTAACAAACAGAAGCTGACCTGCCCATTTTGTTTCAGCACGTTTATGACCGTGGATGCCTATGAGCTACACCTGAAGGAGAGGCACCATGTCATGCCCACAGTCCATACAATGCTCAGGTCTCCGGCCTTTAAGTGCATCCACTGTTGCGGGGTCTACACTGGAAACATGACCTTAGGTGCCATCGCTGTCCATTTGCTCCGTTGTAGAAGTGCTCCCAAGGACAGCAGCTCAGACCTGCAAGTCCAGCCCGGATTTATTGAGAGTAGTGAACTGCTGATGGTCAATGGGGACGTGATCCCTGAGTCCACCTTTCCTGTAAAGAGAAAGCTGCCTGAAGGCCATTTAGGGCCGGAAGAccagagggatggggaggagccCCAGCTCACCCTAGATACTGATGCAAGCTCGGGTTCAGAGAAAGGTCTGAGCGCTGTGCCTTTGAAGAGACAGAAGAGTGAAATCAGGACGGAGGGGTCGGGGCCCAGTGAAGACTCACTGCAGGCGCTGGCCTTGGACCCCAGCAAGTACGAAGGGCGTTCCTACGAGGAAAAGAAACAGTTCCTTAGAGATTATTTTCACAAGAGACCATATCCTAGTAGAAAAGAAGTGGAACTGCTGTCCTCACTCTTGTGGGTGTGGAAAATTGACGTGGCTTCATTCTTTGGGAAGAGAAGGTATATTTGCATGAAAGCAATAAAAACTCACAAGCCTTCAGTACTTCTAGGTTTTGATATGTCTGAACTTAAAAATGTCAAACACAGACTGAACTTTGGTGAGTGTGAATCACAAAACCTGTAG
- the Adnp2 gene encoding activity-dependent neuroprotector homeobox protein 2 isoform X2, with the protein MFQIPVQNLDNIRKVRKRVKGILVDIGLDSCKELLKDLKSFDPGEKYFYNTSWGDVAPWEPSGKKARYRTKPYCCSLCRYSTKVLTSLKNHLHRYHEDEADQELMIPCPNCPFSSQPRVVGKHFRMFHAPARKVQSYTVNILGETKTSRSDVISFTCLKCNFSNTLYYSMKKHVLVAHFNYLINSYFGLRTEETEEQPKASDPVSVDKILPFDKYYCKKCSAIASSQDALMYHILTSDAHRDLENKLRSVISEHIKRTGFLKQMHIAPKPVTHLALPPNSSAPSIAAPPPCFQLALPQNSQSPGTVQSVTVTPGTSGSLTHSPPTTAQSHVALVSSSLPVCQSSLTLQQSAPPPVFLSHSVALNQPVNTSVLPLTQPVGPVNKSVGTSILPVNQAMCSVNQAVRPGVLPLTKPMGPMNRPVGPGVLPMGPSVNSGVLQATSSGVISVGRAVPSGVLPAGQVTPAGVIPGQTATSGVLPTGQVVQSSTLPVGQTAPPRVLPPGQTVPLRVLPAGQVVPSGLLSSNQTVPSGVVPVNQGVNSGVLQLGQPVTPGVLPMGPPVRPGVLQLSPSVSTSILPVSQPVRAGTSQNTTFLTSGSILRQLIPTGKQVNGIPTYTLAPVSVTLPVPSGGGLAAVGPPPQVPVQFLPSGSGTQMGSSLPSLPSPQVLVSPAPSVFVQATPPVADANQALKQAKQWKTCPVCNELFPSNVYQVHMEVAHKQSEAQLCQVCNELFPANVYQVHMEVAHKQSESKSSEKLEPEKLAACAPFLKWMREKTVRCLSCKCLVSQEELMHHLLMHGLGCLFCPCTFHDVRGLVEHSRTKHLGKKRLSMDYSNRGFQLDLDANGNLLFPHLDFITILPREKLGEREVYLAILAGIHSKSLVPVYVKVRPQPEVAPKIPNKQKLTCPFCFSTFMTVDAYELHLKERHHVMPTVHTMLRSPAFKCIHCCGVYTGNMTLGAIAVHLLRCRSAPKDSSSDLQVQPGFIESSELLMVNGDVIPESTFPVKRKLPEGHLGPEDQRDGEEPQLTLDTDASSGSEKGLSAVPLKRQKSEIRTEGSGPSEDSLQALALDPSKYEGRSYEEKKQFLRDYFHKRPYPSRKEVELLSSLLWVWKIDVASFFGKRRYICMKAIKTHKPSVLLGFDMSELKNVKHRLNFGECESQNL; encoded by the exons GATCTTAAAAGCTTTGATCCAGGAGAGAAGTACTTTTATAATACGTCATGGGGGGATGTTGCTCCTTGGGAACCTTCTGGAAAGAAAGcg AGATACCGGACAAAACCATACTGCTGTAGTCTCTGTAGGTACTCAACAAAGGTGCTCACTTCCCTCAAAAATCACCTGCATCGATATCATGAAGACGAGGCTGACCAGGAGCTGATGATTCCCTGCCCCAACTGCCCGTTCTCCTCGCAGCCCAGGGTGGTGGGCAAGCACTTCAGAATGTTCCATGCGCCTGCACGCAAagtccagagctacacagtgaacaTTCTGGGTGAGACGAAGACATCAAGGAGTGACGTGATAAGTTTCACATGTCTAAAGTGTAACTTTTCCAACACTCTGTACTACAGCATGAAAAAGCACGTGCTGGTGGCCCATTTCAATTACTTAATTAACTCCTACTTTGGTTTGCGAACTGAGGAAACAGAAGAGCAACCAAAAGCAAGTGATCCTGTTTCTGTGGATAAAATCCTTCCATTTGACAAGTACTACTGTAAAAAATGCAGTGCCATCGCCAGTAGTCAGGACGCCCTGATGTATCACATTTTGACATCAGATGCACATAGGGACTTGGAGAATAAGCTGAGGTCTGTGATTTCAGAACACATCAAGAGGACTGGGTTTCTGAAGCAAATGCATATTGCTCCAAAACCAGTGACCCACTTAGCTTTACCGCCCAACAGCAGTGCTCCAAGCATTGCAGCCCCTCCACCCTGCTTCCAGCTTGCTTTGCCACAGAACAGTCAAAGCCCTGGCACTGTGCAGTCAGTGACTGTGACCCCAGGCACTTCTGGGAGCCTTACACACTCCCCACCTACCACTGCCCAGTCTCACGTAGCTTTGGTCTCCAGCTCTTTGCCTGTGTGCCAGAGTAGCCTCACCCTGCAGCAGTCAGCTCCCccacctgtctttctctctcacagtGTTGCACTTAATCAGCCTGTGAATACTTCTGTGCTGCCCCTGACTCAGCCAGTTGGGCCTGTGAATAAGTCTGTTGGAACAAGCATCCTTCCTGTGAACCAAGCCATGTGCTCCGTGAACCAAGCTGTCCGCCCTGGAGTTTTACCCCTCACTAAGCCCATGGGGCCCATGAACAGACCTGTGGGGCCTGGTGTCTTGCCTATGGGTCCCTCTGTTAACTCGGGGGTTCTCCAGGCTACATCTTCTGGAGTGATTTCTGTAGGTCGAGCAGTTCCATCAGGAGTCCTTCCTGCAGGTCAGGTGACCCCTGCTGGAGTGATCCCTGGTCAGACAGCCACTTCTGGGGTCTTACCCACTGGCCAGGTGGTTCAGTCATCAACTCTTCCTGTTGGCCAGACAGCTCCTCCTCGAGTTCTCCCTCCTGGCCAGACAGTGCCCTTGAGGGTTCTCCCTGCAGGCCAGGTGGTGCCATCTGGGCTGCTTTCCTCAAACCAGACTGTCCCCTCGGGAGTTGTCCCTGTGAATCAGGGTGTGAACTCTGGCGTTCTTCAGCTCGGTCAGCCAGTAACACCGGGAGTGCTTCCTATGGGCCCCCCAGTGAGGCCTGGGGTACTGCAGCTCAGCCCGTCTGTCAGCACCAGCATCCTGCCTGTGAGCCAGCCAGTGAGAGCTGGAACGTCACAAAACACTACTTTCCTTACTTCGGGCTCTATTCTCAGACAGCTCATCCCGACTGGGAAACAAGTGAATGGAATCCCCACCTATACACTGGCCCCAGTATCTGTCACTCTGCCAGTGCCCTCTGGTGGAGGCCTTGCAGCTGTTGGACCTCCACCCCAGGTGCCAGTGCAGTTCTTGCCCTCAGGCTCGGGCACACAGATGGGCAGCTCCTTGCCCAGCCTGCCCTCTCCACAGGTGTTGGTGAGCCCCGCCCCTAGTGTGTTTGTGCAGGCTACCCCACCGGTGGCAGATGCAAATCAGGCACTCAAACAGGCGAAGCAGTGGAAAACATGCCCAGTTTGCAATGAGCTCTTCCCTTCCAATGTCTATCAGGTTCACATGGAAGTGGCTCACAAGCAGAGTGAGGCTCAGCTCTGCCAGGTTTGCAATGAACTCTTTCCTGCCAATGTCTACCAGGTTCACATGGAAGTGGCTCACAAGCAGAGCGAGTCCAAGTCTAGTGAGAAACTTGAGCCTGAAAAGCTTGCTGCGTGTGCCCCATTTCTGAAGTGGATGAGAGAGAAGACAGTGCGCTGCCTGTCTTGTAAGTGCCTGGTCTcgcaggaggagctgatgcaCCATTTGCTCATGCATGGCCTGGGCTGCCTGTTTTGTCCGTGCACTTTTCATGATGTCCGGGGCCTTGTGGAgcacagcaggactaagcacctGGGCAAGAAGAGACTGTCTATGGATTATAGTAACAGAGGCTTCCAACTGGACCTGGATGCTAATGGGAACCTGCTCTTCCCTCATCTCGATTTCATCACCATACTGCCACGAGAGAAACTTGGAGAGCGAGAAGTGTACCTGGCTATCCTTGCTGGAATACACTCCAAGTCGCTGGTACCTGTGTATGTTAAGGTGAGGCCTCAGCCTGAGGTTGCACCAAAGATACCTAACAAACAGAAGCTGACCTGCCCATTTTGTTTCAGCACGTTTATGACCGTGGATGCCTATGAGCTACACCTGAAGGAGAGGCACCATGTCATGCCCACAGTCCATACAATGCTCAGGTCTCCGGCCTTTAAGTGCATCCACTGTTGCGGGGTCTACACTGGAAACATGACCTTAGGTGCCATCGCTGTCCATTTGCTCCGTTGTAGAAGTGCTCCCAAGGACAGCAGCTCAGACCTGCAAGTCCAGCCCGGATTTATTGAGAGTAGTGAACTGCTGATGGTCAATGGGGACGTGATCCCTGAGTCCACCTTTCCTGTAAAGAGAAAGCTGCCTGAAGGCCATTTAGGGCCGGAAGAccagagggatggggaggagccCCAGCTCACCCTAGATACTGATGCAAGCTCGGGTTCAGAGAAAGGTCTGAGCGCTGTGCCTTTGAAGAGACAGAAGAGTGAAATCAGGACGGAGGGGTCGGGGCCCAGTGAAGACTCACTGCAGGCGCTGGCCTTGGACCCCAGCAAGTACGAAGGGCGTTCCTACGAGGAAAAGAAACAGTTCCTTAGAGATTATTTTCACAAGAGACCATATCCTAGTAGAAAAGAAGTGGAACTGCTGTCCTCACTCTTGTGGGTGTGGAAAATTGACGTGGCTTCATTCTTTGGGAAGAGAAGGTATATTTGCATGAAAGCAATAAAAACTCACAAGCCTTCAGTACTTCTAGGTTTTGATATGTCTGAACTTAAAAATGTCAAACACAGACTGAACTTTGGTGAGTGTGAATCACAAAACCTGTAG